A window of Brevibacterium ihuae contains these coding sequences:
- the murJ gene encoding murein biosynthesis integral membrane protein MurJ — MAATRLSSLARSSAVMTAGTLVSRILGFVKTMLLATAIGVTVGGAADAFDVANKVPNNLYMLLAGGVLNAVLVPQIVRATRRTDGGRDFTNRLLTLTVVLLLGVTVIATLCAPLLVRLYSSATWSPEQTALAVAFAYWCLPQIFFYGLYTMLGQVLNAHSSFGPYMWAPVVNNLVAILGLVAFIFVFGPGETGQHAVGTWDTAKIALLAGSATLGVVLQALVLLVPLRRMGFAFRPTFGFRGFGLRTAGTVAGWTFAAVLVGQLGFVVTSRVAASASSAGGEVSASNAAYSVSYLMFMLPHSLVAVSLATALFTSMSSFAADGDVRSVRSSLALGLRVVGLVNMFATVAFIALAGPAAMLIGGGTQEQARSIGLVLITMVIGLVPFSANYLLQRVFYAYEDARSPFWVQLPQVVLTSGGVLASGALLPQQFVVAGIGLSMSLGYLFACLASALLLRRRLAHLDSTPILLAHLKFAVAGLLACGAGMGLLAWVGPGAWEARLGALVTVGWIGTAMLVVYLGACWVLRVRELRSVLDTVRRRLNRGAP; from the coding sequence GTGGCGGCCACCCGGCTTTCGTCCCTGGCGAGATCCTCGGCAGTGATGACCGCCGGCACCCTGGTCTCCCGGATCCTCGGGTTCGTCAAGACGATGCTCCTGGCGACCGCGATCGGCGTGACCGTCGGCGGTGCCGCCGACGCCTTCGACGTCGCGAACAAGGTGCCGAACAACCTCTACATGCTGCTCGCCGGCGGTGTCCTCAACGCCGTCCTCGTGCCGCAGATCGTGCGCGCCACCCGGCGCACCGACGGAGGCCGGGACTTCACCAACCGGCTGCTCACGCTCACGGTCGTCCTCCTCCTCGGCGTCACCGTCATCGCGACGCTGTGCGCGCCGCTCCTCGTGAGGCTGTACTCGTCGGCGACGTGGAGTCCCGAGCAGACCGCGCTCGCCGTCGCATTCGCCTACTGGTGCCTGCCGCAGATCTTCTTCTACGGCCTGTACACGATGCTCGGTCAGGTGCTCAACGCGCACTCGTCCTTCGGCCCGTACATGTGGGCGCCGGTCGTCAACAACCTCGTCGCGATCCTCGGCCTCGTCGCATTCATCTTCGTGTTCGGCCCGGGCGAGACCGGGCAGCACGCGGTCGGCACCTGGGACACCGCGAAGATCGCGCTCCTCGCGGGCTCCGCAACCCTCGGCGTCGTCCTCCAGGCCCTCGTGCTCCTCGTCCCGCTCCGCCGCATGGGCTTCGCGTTCCGGCCCACCTTCGGCTTCCGCGGCTTCGGCCTCCGCACCGCCGGCACCGTCGCCGGCTGGACCTTCGCCGCCGTCCTCGTCGGCCAGCTCGGCTTCGTCGTCACGAGCCGGGTGGCGGCCTCGGCGAGCTCGGCCGGCGGCGAGGTGTCCGCCTCGAACGCGGCGTACTCGGTCTCCTACCTCATGTTCATGCTCCCCCATTCGCTCGTCGCGGTCTCGCTCGCGACGGCGCTGTTCACCTCGATGAGCTCCTTCGCCGCCGACGGCGACGTGCGCTCGGTGCGGTCCTCGCTGGCCCTCGGCCTCCGGGTGGTCGGGCTCGTCAACATGTTCGCCACCGTCGCCTTCATCGCGCTCGCCGGCCCGGCGGCGATGCTCATCGGCGGCGGCACCCAGGAGCAGGCCCGGTCGATCGGCCTCGTGCTCATCACCATGGTCATCGGCCTCGTCCCGTTCAGCGCGAACTACCTGCTGCAGCGGGTGTTCTACGCCTACGAGGACGCCCGCAGCCCGTTCTGGGTCCAGCTCCCCCAGGTCGTCCTCACCTCCGGCGGCGTTCTCGCCTCGGGCGCCCTCCTGCCCCAGCAGTTCGTCGTCGCAGGCATCGGACTGTCGATGAGCCTCGGCTACCTGTTCGCGTGCCTCGCGAGCGCGCTCCTGCTCCGCCGGCGCCTCGCGCACCTCGACTCGACGCCCATCCTGCTCGCCCACCTCAAGTTCGCGGTGGCCGGTCTGCTCGCCTGCGGAGCGGGGATGGGTCTGCTCGCCTGGGTGGGTCCCGGCGCGTGGGAGGCGCGGCTCGGCGCGCTCGTCACCGTGGGCTGGATCGGCACCGCCATGCTCGTCGTCTACCTCGGTGCGTGCTGGGTGCTCCGCGTCCGCGAGCTCCGATCGGTGCTCGACACGGTGCGGCGGCGCCTGAATCGCGGCGCGCCGTGA